The Procambarus clarkii isolate CNS0578487 chromosome 92, FALCON_Pclarkii_2.0, whole genome shotgun sequence genomic interval tcctaaccagacgttatatgatgatatcctgaacagttgataaataaaagtaattgcggaactccagttatctaatacttatcataaacggtataaaaccttatcataagccaagggatttgtagatcagtgtttaaagggaattcggaagtaataataacacagctgatgccatctgtcggcagaagagaacactatcaactaggCTGGTCAActagtggccataagatacagcttacgccatctgttgacatcaaattacacttataacaaattaccctacaaaatacaactaacgccatctgttgcttttccaacgcactataaatagccaaacagcaacccataaggcgggttgttgtgctcgggtaggaggttccaagctccgccacaagatggtatgaggtgcataataaataaaatggtggcatatcattggtagaaactctttgttgacattcacacaacagccaatcacaggaagggatcagctaaaggctccatccacttaataaatcatctttattcagcacaccatccttgcttatgacattttgcttcaactttaatctacttaaaaagtgaaatgttaagtatttaaaagtattaatatagtgataattaaatactgcaggatgtaacgagtgttacagaaacactTTCCTGGCTACCTAACTAGAgacgttattattgggggttgccttgacacaaataatgatacactgctctgccctcttattcgagtaaattattcagttagatggagatttgtcaggtgcaaaacagaaattgttgttctttttcacaacaaccttgttgttgtgcacaaggacctatttcttagtttaaattttattcataaaagagtgttggtattctccgcaacagccaatcacaggaaggtatttctggaagctcggtctccttatggactcagcacatcgctctagctcatggctctctgtttcatctcttgtatatacaaactatgacttttttcgattactgttataattaataatatgagatataaaacattttacacaaaatggctaaattctgccaataaatggactttgtctggtatcttggttatcttaagatgatttcgggactttttagtgtccccgcggcccggtcctcgaccaggccaccacccccaggaagcagcccgtgacagctgactaacacccaggtacctattttactgctaggtaacaggagcatagggtgaaagaaactctgcccaatgtttctcgccggcgcctgggatcgaacctgggaccacaggatcacaagtccagtgtgctgtccgctgggccgaccggctccagaaGTCTCAtacatacaccaatttattaccattcatccattattaatttcaaatgtaatgtatactgtctagattttttcctctcgccattacttgatgcaatatttgaaagttgtctatttatttatcgatctatctattatcttgtacttatatttacaagtttctgtgcttggaagaaaactgCATTGAATTGGggctaatttattaaataatattatttagtattaattaatatttacaattattattaattacaattatttatagcttagttactttcatgtaactcgcaatcgtacattcttaacattaatagcccaaattagcacatcttgcttttaaattagcccaaaaagtagcaagtagcgaaattaaaaatttgggagcgcggggctctcaaaagtagcccaattcgctatttgtagcccaatctggcaacactgcTCGCTAGTTATGTTGGTTTCTGGCTAGTTGTAGCGTCTTCTGGCTAGTTGTAGCAGCTTCTTGCTAGTTGTAGCAGCGTCTGTCTAGTTGTAGTGTCTACTGGCTAGCTGTAGCGTCGCTAGTTGTGAGGCTTCTGGCTAATTATGTCGGACACTGGCTAGTTGTGTCGCTTTCTGGCTAGTTGTAGCGACTTGCGCCGGCTGCAGTGACTCCCACCTGACTTAGAACATACAATAATCAGGCTCTAGAGTGTAACTCTTCTGTGTACCGCCACTTGGATTGGTCTAGCACAATGTTCAGTTTCTCACAAGTCTCGACAGCATCAACAGGAGCGGAAGAAGCGTCGGCCCCTgtaagggcagcagcagcagcaccagcagacgCAGCAGGAAAAACAATAACAGCAGACATAGGCGCAGCAGAGGACCTAAGCTGAACACAGCCTGTTGATAGAGATAAGGCAAGGATTATTGGCCGTATTTTGTACTAGGCGATTGCCTGTCTGTCATTGTTTTCTTGACCATCTacagtatacatatgtatatgtttCACGTTTATGCCCGTCCATATATCTGACCACTTATATATCCGCCCAGTCTATATATTCGTTCAGCCGTCTGTCTACCCGTCTATGAATTCGATTGTTACGTATGTCTACAATGTCCGTACCTGAGTGATTAAGATTAACAATATACTCACACAAAATGTAAGAATTGCGTCGATAATGTCCATAAAGATACTGATGTTCCCCATGACGAAGGTCAGCATGTGGTAGACCAAGTGAAGGGTATCCTGTCCAGagggagcggggaggagcaggtgGTTAgcggagtgtgtgggagaggggatgTAGTTTGTCTCTACCCCTCCCCATCTATCTCAACTCTTCCCTCCCTTCTCTTAATTTATCCCTAGCTTCCCCATCTATATCCCTTCTCATTATATCCCCCCTTCTAATCTCTCTCCACCTCCTCATctctcttctccatcacttttccATATCTATCTCCGCcttaccctcccctccctcatctATCTCATCTTTCCCCTGCTgacccccttccttcccctcactacTTCCTCACCGCGCTATTATACTCACGCGTACAGCAGCAATACGGTGTGGTGAAGGAGAGAAGGCGCCAGGCGGACCGAGGCGTACCCCAAGTGGAGCAGGTAGTCCAGCTGTGAACACAAGGCTTGGATCACACACTGTGAACACCTCTAAGTGTTCTTCACTACCTACGAACCATCAGTTTTAGAGCGTCGTTACCTTCCGTATCACCAAGTCAGGTGTTTCCATAATGTGTCCACTACACCAGGTGTGCAAATGCGACATTTCGTTTACATAAGAACACACACATGTCATATGTAGATCATCGTCCGGGAAAGTTCCAACAGGTGTTCCTTCTGCACTAGAACAATGGTCTTCATTTATTTCAACCAAATATCATATAAACATATACCAGAGAATATATCTACAATATATTCATCATATTTACGTTTTAAAATATGGTTTGCAGTACTTTTAGATAAATATTTCGCCAAGTCTTGTGCATGATAAGTGGGTATGTATTTGATAAACAAAAATATGCAATTGCAGAAGCAAATTTTGAAAAATGGTGTTATATAATGGAAAGGATGGAATAAATAATGTTTAATTTACAAGTGTCAGGTGAAATTTAAATATAGCCATCAAGTCAATTGCTGACGATAGCCTAACAAGGTTGTAATATTGTGATGTGATATCTATCATTCTGAGCACAGCCCCCGATAAAGCCCATTCTACACACAGCATACGGTATAACATAATCCAAATACTTCCAGTACatattggaatatatatatatatatatatatatatatatatatatatatatatatatatatatatattatatatatatatatatatattattatattatatatatatatatatatatatatatatatatatatatatatatatatatattattatatatatatatatatatatatatatatatatatatatatatatatatatatatatatatatatataatatataatttcttCATAAAAGAACTATTTACCCCCccaaaaaatatttaaattcaccGTATATTTTCAAATATAACCTTAATAACAATATTATAAACCGTCCATCTGGGTATATTTTATATGTAGAAATATTTGCAAAACAGTTTCGTAACCTGAACAAAGGAAAATTTCCTAGGAACGCGGCGGTTCGTACAGAACACCCAGAAGGGTCGTCTTCCCGCGCCGCTGGACGCCATGTCGTGGTCAGAGGCAGGCAACACCAGCACTTATTGTCCTTGTCGTCGGCTCCTTCCTTGACTGCCTCCCTTCCAGCACCTCCATCCTTGCCAAGACATCACTCCGGTCCTCCGCGCTCTGCAACGTAAGCCCTTCTTTGAGTATATCAATTAACTGAGCTTCTTTTGCGTTCGTTTCCGTATCTTCCGCAGCTTTCTAATTGTTCTCATTTTTGTGCTACGTGAGAAGTGGACAATCAGTCCTTGCCTGGCCACCTCTCTGACCCCACCCACGTCCAGAGAGTTCATAgtaaagaaaggaaggaaggaatttggGAAACACAGGTTCTAGTGAACTGTTGTGATATATATTTTCTCAGAACAGTTGCAGTTTGTATGTTTCACCAGTGCGATTTACAGTAACTAGATGACGCTAATGAAGTTTGGTTTTTCAGATGATCGGTTAGTGGGGTCATATTTttttatacatgaggtacatctgcatttgtgcagctgccctagactatatgaagtggagtacagtgtgtcaaaaaagcgaactacgtgatgctaaaaaatccccatcacacaggatgattagtcatttagaggcatgtgataggcagtctgcactggcagactctgggtgcattatgaggatatcatcaacacaagagtgtataaggcagcagtggtaataaaagtccccatctcgcaggatggttagtcatacatggcaggccatatgttcagtagcctgcactggcaaattttgtgtgcaatatgaggatagccTCAAGAAtatgagagtgaataaagtaattgcaaagctccaggtacctcatgccaactggtctgaaaggtctaataactgggcattcggtgatgtagtgtgggagatcatgccgcagttcctgctcacagagtttgcacctggagtgctcaggattgggagatcgtcacctgtagccacctgccacaggtaacggtaacccaacattgatccttgcaaccactgtgtcgcacagtctggtggacgttttgtgctgcccatagatataggtttcagatctgaacaaatcatagcttttaatactagtactttcaggtcgttgggagtctaatttatttcctatcagacctgagtgtttggaccaatacagttttgacagtagagatgggaATACCTAGatttaattcaacttcatctttgttgcacactaatttggctgcaatgtctgtctcattttgatgggttatatttatgtgtgaaggtatccatataaaagagattcgagaccctttactctgtgcagcaattagatcatttataattggtagtatgaggttcttgctgtcgatcttccagaagttttcgattgcttgaagagcagactttgaatcacaaaatattattcctcctccaatggttTTTAGTGTACTGATAGCTAGTTGTAATACtgttagttctgcttgtgtggaggtcagccagttgtttaacccgacactgacagtctttgtgcaaatattatttctataaaacctacatgctgctgcagtccgtccagtagaggattggactgagccgtcggtgtagacacagtgctcgtgagatcttaagttctcgatggaggaggcaattgtttccagTGTAACagcttgagaagagcaagattctcattatctttcttggtgacaggtgtgtatgatacttaaatggtggggtacagataaagaggaatatcagagacaggtagattacacttaaaaggaatgttgagtttaatgagattgtaggcattttttctcagccatttatcataaaaggagtgagttggtatgtcggcactagtcaatagggtgttaacagcactaatggGGTCATTAAAGCATTGTTCATTGCTCTAGTCCAGTCTGTATGTAACAACTAAACGACATGAATCCTTGACATGATCGTTTTTTTATTTCTAAGATTTTTAAGCCTTAAATTATACCGATAtcaattttttttaaaaacatCTTTTCTCGAAAATTAATCGTGAGAGCTATAAAGATGACGCTAGTACATTTTTAGGGtattttttaggctacctaagccGAAGTCCTGACATTCGAGATTAAACCGGTTGATGTAGAGGATTATTCATGAAAGTACCAAGCTGTGAGAGTACCAAAGTATAACATTATCGCTCCCTGAAACTAGTTTCTGGTGGTGCATTATGTGACATTTTTTTGTCCTTGGTGTATATCAAGCTTCAGAACCGTTGGTTCAAATGTTATCCTTTCCAGCCATTTTAATGTGTTGGAGGTTTCTACGCAACACTAGGTATCAACGTAATAGGCTCTGTACCCCCAAAAGTGTAAAGCTGAGATAAGTTACATCTGTGTCACTGATAATGACTCCACTCCCCCGCCACTCCATCTAACAAAATGCGTTTTGATGCATATATTCCAAACTTCAATATGGGATTAAGGACACTTCTCGACATATATTCATATCCAGAAATGTATATGTACGACTTTTTCTGAATTATCAGTTGATCCTAAACTGATACTACAAGGTACGAGTATTTATAATTTTCCGACAATAGCCTATCTCCTGATTAAAAAAATTCAATACGTTTATAGGAATGAATGAACAAATATTTATATCAAGAAATAATTTTTGTTTGATTATTAAAAATACATCATGCATTTTATCTATATTTTATTATAcattattgtatttatgtataaatatatttacaataaGTTATTAATTACACAATGAAATTACAATAAACGTGAGAAAATCTTTGGAACAAGTCGGGGGATCGACCCAGCATTCTGCTGCAAAGTTTTCTCAAGATATTAATTATTTCTAAGAGCGGGAACTGGCTGCGTTGTTTGTTGCTGGTTGTATCAGACTTTTCTTGTCTGGtccagtagtttgctggttgcatCAACCATTTTTCTGGATGCTTCAGTCTTTTTCTGCTGTTTGACGTTGGGTTTGACCACCTTAATTAAGACTTTTATGGACAGCGTTTCGGTTCCCGAAGTTAAGAATAATCTGCCAAAATTGGCTGAACGTATATATGAATATCTGTACACCCTATAGTTACTATAGTTAATACACCCAGTTACTCTAAACAAATAATTTCATTAAATAGCTTAAGAACTAATATCACAAAATGAGAAATATGCAATCATCTGTTCCCATCATTCCtttcaccccgtcccatcccaaatcctcatcctgaccccccttccgagggttgtatagtcgtaatggcttggcattttctcctgataattcccttcccctgtccccttcACGTTAACAACCTCCCGTTACTAATTCATATACAtatttacagagtatttatggggACCTGGCACGCGCACTACCGACACACTCACAAGAAATTAAAAGTATCACAACTGGAAGTAAAAGTATTAAAagtaaccacaactctcactattcAATTCTGGTTGTAATACTTTTAATCTGGACGAAGGTATGTTGGTAGTGAGCATATATGTGGGGTGGGGAAGGCCACAGAAGTGAGTTCAGTCTCATCGTATTGCTAAACAAAATTTATTCATGGAATCCTAACTGTGAGGATGTTGTCTGATGCTCAGTGGCTTCAGTCTCGAATTCGTGTTTCAAGATCAAGGGTTCGTTGGGGCCGCGAGACGCGCTGAATTTGTTTTCAATGATCTATGGGCGGCAGTCTGGGTGCCGTGCAATTGTGCTActgtacgtgcgtgtgtgtgtttgagcaGACCATCCTCAAAGCACTGACTAAATGCTAGTTAATACAGTAGCCTGTTTATCAATGAAAACACTTTACTCGTGAACTTTTGAACTTTTgaattgaatttgaattttgtgaCTCACAACCGTTTACATTCGAACTTATCTCGCATAATGCTTCGctcaattcacttgaatgtggctTACATCGATAAATGCTTTTCCCCATGTGCTTAAAATACAAATTATTGGCAACAGAATCAaaccacctaatctaacctaggcCTAATTGTGCAGAAaactataatataaaataatattaatctaTATTTTAAGAAAACGCCGTTTTCGAAAACACAATACGGAAAGAAGTGATGAATGCCCTTATGATTGGTCGTACGCGCTATAATGTCTTTGTTAGGCCATTTTGAACTAGAATAAGATACTTATTCTTTCCCTGGCACTTAAATCACACTCCCACTTGTTCCACTTACACTCTCCCTGACCCTTGAATGCGGCGAGATCATCCTCAGACACACAGGTTAGGGTCATGTGGTTGAGTGCACGCTGAGTGGCACAACACGGAACTCGTGGCTTCATGATAGCTGGGTAGATCTTCATCCCACCTGTTAGAAACCACCTGAACGATGGGAAGCGGAGAGCCTGCCTTTACTGCTCGGCTGGAGTGACGGTGATGGCGCTTTATGTGGTTGTGAATCATAGTAGCGACAGCTTGTGTCGAAGATGGCCGCTCTGTAGCCAAAGATACAGCAGACTGGAAGAGAGGTTTtgagttggtgcaggtggtgcttgGAGAGTTATTGGCAGGTGactgcggtggtggtgttggcagtagcgtTGCTAGTAGGGGAGACTGTGGTAGAGGTGGCGGGGTTTATCGTCGGGGAGGAGAGGCTGGGAGACGGTGGAGTGGGTACGGAAGATGAGAGACGTACAGACAATCCACAAAAGTTAATGGCGTCTTGCTCTGTGTATCCGCTAGGATGAAGAGAGGCTGGCTGGTGCTCAACGGTCATCCTGGGAATAAAGTGTGGTTATTAGGCAAAACTACGATATTTTGTTATGGAGAGAGATTAATTTCACCCAAGTAATACTAACAGTATATCTTCATAATTTGCAGACAATCTATTGTATTTACTCTTTTTCACTTGTTTACTCACTCCCTCACCCAGTCAATAACTCCCTCTATTATCATTCACCCAGGTACTCAACACTCACTCACCTGGAAGCATAGAAGTCGCGTCTCCAGGCAGCTTTGTAAGGAGGTGGAGGATCGCAGCTGTCTGCAGGACTACTCTCCTTCCGTTTCACCTTCAGACTTGCTGTCACCAGCACTGCACACAGCACCAGCACGCTCCCTAGGGAAGTGAGGTAAGGAGGAAGGAAAACATGAAGGAGGGGAAACGTGAGATAAATCAATATTTACATGAAAATGTGTAACAACATATATAGATACTAAATGTTGCAAAGACATTATTGAGATATCAGGTAGATACAATTGACTAGAATACGATATCTGACAGATTCAAGATATACATGATAAGTAATTGATAAGTAAAAGACATATATTATattaacaatgcacatatacaagaaagtcaaacagacagacacacacacacacacacacacacacacacacacacacacacacacacacacacacacacacacacacacacacacacacacacacacacacacacacacacacacacaagccacctaCCACCAAATGTGAAGCATGTGTATGCGAGTATGGGCATGTCTCCATCAATAATCAAGATGCTTCCAGCGACCACCACTACCAGGGAGAGGGATATGACTGCACATATTGTCGTCGCCTGTATGGGTTACATGTATTATTTAATTTCCAATATATTACGGGTTATGTAAAGCGGGTTAAGGGCGATGTATAAGTTGTATAAAGCGGGGTTAGGGCGGTGTatgagttgtacttacctagttgtgcttgcaggggttgagctctggctctttggtcccgcctctcaactgtcgagtTGTGATAGGCTTTGTGGTCAGTCCATCCTCTCTAACGTTCACAACCCCACTAAATCTgtatactaaattgcccgaacttaacctaacctaggctccACGAATAGAAAACACGTCAATTATGCGAACCGCTATAATTGACTTTTGGGaattttatacgtcaaaatgctatGACGTATTCGAGAAGACAGGTTGGgatgagtactcacctaattgtgcttgcggaggttgagctttggctctttggtcccgcctctcaactgccaaagcTGAGCGAAGCTGTGTTGCTGTATCATCTAAAAGTTCTGAGCTGACGGCCGAACTTATGTTTCCTAATGTTGTATATGACTGACACAGTCAAAATAGCCCAGTCAtactaaacaaatccacaagggccgtgacgaggattcgaacctacgtccgagaacatcccagacgctgccttaatcgactgagctatacgACATGATATAAAAATTGCAACCGGGGAAATCATCTTGATTTACCAACggattttgttcatttgatgcatcacgctattgtgatttctgtgtgtaactcaGTCATACTGTTTACAATGTATGTTCCTATACTCCACCAGTCGCCATCTGAAGTCTGAGAATATATACGCATTTCCAATTTAATTTACCCTTCTTTGCCATGGTGTTGAGCTAAAA includes:
- the LOC123775039 gene encoding uncharacterized protein, encoding MATMLEWRRGQTEPYQLRATTICAVISLSLVVVVAGSILIIDGDMPILAYTCFTFGGSVLVLCAVLVTASLKVKRKESSPADSCDPPPPYKAAWRRDFYASRMTVEHQPASLHPSGYTEQDAINFCGLSVRLSSSVPTPPSPSLSSPTINPATSTTVSPTSNATANTTTAVTCQ